A single region of the Microcella sp. genome encodes:
- the cydC gene encoding thiol reductant ABC exporter subunit CydC yields MSSPARTARRPILRASLPPMRSLWPALALGVLASGSTVALLATSSWLIARAAEQPPILFLGFAIVGVRAFALGRAVFRYLERLTAHDAAFRALGTLRVSVFRRLLPVAPDGLRGVRHGDLLTALVRDVDALQDLPLRVLQPIVTALTVAGLAVVGVWWVTPAAGVALLIGLVVTTAVAAVVMSALSRGADSRIAPLRAQLADAVLEYVTRWQTLRAFGADAERRDRVMALDAALRRAQTRQSAAAGGVAALFTLGAGVTVLATLIVAEPSHLNGSITGPVLAMLVLIPLAVFELVAALPTALSAWWRVRASADRIATIIPDEVPAEIPSAPERGVDASRLEATVRLRGVSARWPGESRDALSGIDLDLTAGDRLLVEGSSGAGKTSLAHVLVRFLDHEGEYLLGGVNVRELHPDEVRTRVVLCEQAPHLFDESIRQNLLFARDSATDADLLAVLDRVGLGEWCRARGGLDAPVGERGRLVSGGEAQRISLARALLTEAPVLVLDEPTANVDPAQAESLLDELLGAAAGAERAIVVISHTPVADRLITARLRLPLPTD; encoded by the coding sequence ATGAGCTCACCGGCACGCACCGCTCGTCGGCCCATTCTGCGCGCCTCGCTGCCGCCGATGCGCTCGCTGTGGCCTGCGCTCGCGCTCGGAGTGCTCGCGAGCGGCTCGACGGTCGCGCTGCTCGCGACCAGTTCGTGGCTCATCGCTCGAGCCGCCGAGCAGCCGCCGATTCTGTTTCTCGGGTTCGCGATCGTCGGCGTGCGCGCCTTCGCCCTGGGCCGAGCGGTGTTCCGCTACCTCGAGAGGCTGACCGCTCACGACGCGGCGTTCCGAGCACTCGGCACGCTGCGCGTCAGCGTCTTCCGACGACTGCTGCCGGTCGCGCCAGACGGGTTGCGCGGCGTGCGTCACGGTGACCTGCTCACGGCCCTGGTGCGCGATGTCGACGCCCTGCAAGATCTTCCGCTGAGGGTGCTGCAGCCGATCGTCACGGCGCTCACGGTGGCAGGTCTGGCCGTGGTCGGCGTCTGGTGGGTGACGCCTGCGGCGGGTGTCGCCCTGCTCATCGGTCTCGTCGTGACGACCGCGGTCGCCGCTGTCGTGATGTCGGCGCTGAGTCGCGGTGCCGACTCGCGCATCGCGCCGCTGCGTGCCCAGCTCGCCGACGCGGTGCTCGAGTATGTGACGCGCTGGCAGACCTTGCGCGCGTTCGGCGCCGATGCCGAACGACGAGATCGGGTGATGGCGCTCGACGCCGCTCTGCGCCGGGCGCAGACGCGCCAGTCGGCAGCCGCCGGTGGTGTCGCCGCCCTCTTCACGCTCGGTGCCGGCGTCACGGTGCTGGCGACCCTCATCGTCGCTGAACCCTCGCACCTGAACGGCTCGATCACCGGACCGGTGCTGGCCATGCTCGTGCTCATTCCGCTCGCGGTGTTCGAGCTGGTGGCGGCGCTGCCGACGGCACTCTCGGCATGGTGGCGAGTGCGCGCGAGTGCCGACCGCATCGCGACGATCATTCCCGACGAGGTTCCGGCCGAGATTCCCTCAGCGCCCGAGCGCGGGGTCGACGCCTCACGGCTCGAGGCGACGGTCAGGCTGCGTGGGGTGTCGGCTCGGTGGCCGGGCGAGTCGCGCGACGCCCTCAGCGGCATCGACCTCGATCTGACGGCCGGAGATCGGCTGCTCGTCGAAGGATCGAGCGGGGCGGGCAAGACCAGCCTCGCCCACGTGCTCGTGCGCTTTCTCGATCACGAGGGCGAGTATCTGCTGGGCGGCGTGAACGTGCGAGAGCTGCACCCCGATGAGGTTCGCACCAGGGTCGTGCTGTGCGAGCAGGCTCCGCATCTGTTCGATGAGAGCATCCGACAGAATCTGCTCTTCGCGCGCGATTCGGCCACCGATGCCGACCTTCTCGCGGTGCTCGACCGGGTCGGGCTGGGGGAGTGGTGCCGAGCGCGCGGAGGGCTCGACGCGCCGGTCGGTGAACGCGGCCGCCTCGTGAGCGGTGGCGAGGCGCAGCGCATCTCGCTCGCGCGAGCCCTGCTCACCGAGGCTCCGGTGCTGGTGCTCGACGAGCCGACCGCCAACGTCGACCCCGCGCAGGCCGAATCGTTGCTCGACGAGCTGCTGGGCGCCGCGGCTGGTGCCGAGCGCGCCATCGTCGTGATCTCGCACACGCCCGTGGCAGACAGGCTCATCACCGCTCGGCTTCGCCTGCCCCTGCCGACAGACTGA
- the cydD gene encoding thiol reductant ABC exporter subunit CydD has translation MDSGGCALKPLDPRLLRTASAARTLLAVGAVVAVAHTLSVIAFCWFAAQAVVGVIDGVPVLELGEPIIATAIAIALRASTQASLDALAVRGAATVKSQLRARVIAAVDEGGSTTLGDRSSAHVATVVGQGLDAMDGYIGKYVPQLILTAVATPLVVAALLMADLVTGITVILTLPIIPVFMVLIGMATQAVQRRQWRLLGTLAQGFLEVVQGLSTLMVFGRQHRQVDRIASVTEHYRRSTMKVLRLSFLSGFTLELAASLSVALVAVSVGVRLIDGDIGLALGLFVLILVPEAYLPLRQVGAQFHAASEGIAAADDVLTLLESAPPAPPASRSTSSGRSLLPPAAVAAATDHSTRSRATSAVPALAVRDLTVRRGDRVVIDRLTAAWMPGTVLAITGPSGAGKSSLLGAVLGFVEAEGVVELDAVPLSPADRMHRIAWAGQRPELTGGTLDDVVALGAATVDAALVERSLAWAAVDDVPRGTVLGAAGEGLSGGQAQRVALARAHYRAVERGSRVVLLDEPTSALDAVTEGRVIEGMHQLAGQGRLVVVVTHRRAVMAAADAVLTVDSAVQPRSAGVEGVAR, from the coding sequence ATCGATTCCGGTGGCTGCGCACTGAAGCCCCTCGACCCCCGACTGCTGCGCACCGCGTCGGCCGCCCGCACTCTGCTGGCGGTCGGCGCGGTCGTCGCCGTCGCGCACACACTCAGCGTCATCGCGTTCTGCTGGTTCGCGGCTCAGGCCGTCGTCGGCGTCATCGACGGCGTGCCGGTGCTCGAGCTCGGCGAACCGATCATCGCCACCGCCATCGCCATCGCACTGCGGGCGAGCACCCAGGCGTCGCTCGACGCCCTGGCCGTGCGCGGAGCCGCCACGGTCAAGAGCCAGTTGCGGGCTCGGGTGATCGCGGCGGTCGACGAGGGCGGGTCGACGACGCTCGGCGACCGTTCGAGCGCGCACGTGGCGACGGTGGTCGGCCAGGGGCTCGACGCCATGGACGGCTACATCGGCAAGTATGTTCCGCAGCTGATCCTCACCGCCGTCGCGACTCCGCTCGTCGTCGCGGCGCTGCTCATGGCAGACCTGGTGACGGGCATCACCGTGATTCTCACGCTGCCGATCATCCCCGTCTTCATGGTGCTCATCGGCATGGCGACGCAAGCGGTGCAGCGTCGCCAGTGGCGCTTGCTCGGCACGCTCGCGCAGGGCTTTCTCGAGGTGGTGCAGGGCCTGTCGACGCTCATGGTGTTCGGTCGGCAGCATCGGCAGGTCGACCGCATCGCGAGCGTCACCGAGCACTATCGCCGCAGCACGATGAAGGTCTTGCGGCTGTCGTTTCTGTCGGGCTTCACCCTTGAGCTCGCCGCAAGCTTGTCGGTCGCGCTCGTGGCGGTGTCGGTGGGCGTGCGACTCATCGACGGCGACATCGGTCTGGCGCTCGGTCTCTTCGTGCTCATCCTCGTGCCCGAGGCCTACTTGCCGCTGCGGCAGGTGGGTGCGCAGTTCCACGCCGCGAGCGAGGGCATCGCGGCGGCCGATGACGTGCTCACGCTGCTTGAGTCCGCGCCACCGGCGCCCCCGGCGTCACGGTCGACGTCGAGTGGTCGCTCGTTGCTGCCACCCGCCGCGGTAGCGGCAGCAACTGACCACTCGACGCGTTCCCGAGCCACGAGCGCCGTGCCCGCGCTGGCCGTGCGCGATCTCACGGTGCGACGCGGCGATCGGGTGGTGATCGATCGCCTGACTGCTGCATGGATGCCCGGCACGGTGCTCGCCATCACGGGCCCGAGCGGCGCGGGCAAGAGCTCGCTGCTCGGCGCAGTGCTGGGCTTCGTCGAGGCCGAGGGTGTGGTCGAGCTCGACGCAGTGCCACTGAGCCCGGCAGATCGCATGCACCGCATCGCCTGGGCGGGGCAGCGCCCCGAGCTCACCGGGGGCACGCTCGACGACGTCGTCGCGCTCGGTGCTGCGACGGTCGACGCTGCACTCGTCGAGCGTTCGCTCGCGTGGGCCGCCGTCGACGACGTGCCGCGTGGCACCGTCTTGGGCGCGGCGGGCGAGGGGCTCTCGGGCGGCCAGGCGCAGCGGGTCGCGCTGGCTCGTGCGCACTATCGCGCCGTCGAGCGAGGCAGCAGAGTGGTGCTGCTCGACGAACCGACTTCGGCTCTCGACGCGGTCACCGAAGGGCGTGTCATCGAGGGGATGCACCAGCTTGCGGGGCAGGGGCGACTCGTGGTCGTCGTGACGCACCGGCGTGCCGTGATGGCGGCGGCGGATGCTGTGCTCACCGTCGACAGCGCGGTGCAGCCGCGCTCCGCCGGCGTCGAGGGGGTCGCACGATGA
- the cydB gene encoding cytochrome d ubiquinol oxidase subunit II, which produces MDLAILWFGIVGFFFIGYFVLDGFDFGVGMAMPFLAKDDTDKRVMINTIGPVWDLNETWLIVAGASLFAAFPYWYATLFDGFYLALLLILLALIARGVSFEYRRLGKSTQWKAWFDWMIIIGSAVPALLWGVAFANIIQGVAIDASGTYTGTLFDLLNPYGLLGGLTTLMLFFTHGVQFIALKTDGELRARAQSLAVRSGLITIVVAASFLVWTVLQHLDIAHLPVLVALAAAAAVALIGSWVANRVGREKWAFGLMAVTITFAVLSILAALFPNVMPSTTDPAYSLTIANASSSQYTLEVMTWVAVVMLPLVLAYQAWTYWVFRRRITRESIPVAAH; this is translated from the coding sequence ATGGATCTCGCCATCCTCTGGTTCGGCATCGTCGGATTCTTCTTCATCGGGTACTTCGTGCTCGACGGGTTCGACTTCGGTGTTGGAATGGCCATGCCCTTCCTCGCGAAGGACGACACCGACAAGCGCGTCATGATCAACACCATCGGCCCGGTGTGGGATCTCAATGAGACGTGGCTGATCGTTGCAGGAGCATCCCTGTTCGCCGCCTTCCCCTACTGGTACGCGACCCTGTTCGACGGCTTCTACCTGGCCCTGCTGCTGATTCTGCTGGCGCTCATCGCGCGAGGCGTCTCGTTCGAGTACCGCAGGCTCGGCAAGTCGACGCAGTGGAAGGCCTGGTTCGACTGGATGATCATCATCGGCTCGGCCGTGCCGGCGCTGCTTTGGGGCGTCGCCTTCGCCAACATCATCCAGGGTGTGGCGATCGACGCGAGCGGCACATACACCGGAACGCTCTTCGACCTGCTCAACCCCTACGGTCTGCTGGGCGGACTCACCACCCTGATGCTGTTCTTCACGCACGGGGTGCAGTTCATCGCGCTGAAGACCGACGGCGAGCTGCGCGCACGCGCGCAGTCGTTGGCGGTGCGGTCGGGGCTCATCACGATCGTGGTGGCGGCGTCGTTCTTGGTCTGGACGGTGCTGCAGCACCTCGATATCGCGCACCTGCCCGTGCTCGTCGCGCTCGCGGCGGCGGCGGCGGTCGCGCTGATCGGGTCGTGGGTGGCCAACCGCGTCGGGCGCGAGAAGTGGGCGTTCGGTCTCATGGCCGTCACGATCACGTTCGCGGTGTTGAGCATTCTGGCTGCCCTGTTTCCGAACGTCATGCCGTCGACGACCGACCCGGCGTACAGCCTCACGATCGCCAACGCCTCGAGCTCTCAATACACTCTCGAGGTGATGACGTGGGTGGCCGTGGTGATGCTGCCGCTCGTGCTCGCCTACCAGGCGTGGACGTACTGGGTGTTCAGGCGCCGCATCACTCGTGAATCGATTCCGGTGGCTGCGCACTGA
- a CDS encoding cytochrome ubiquinol oxidase subunit I translates to MVEWLDPLLLARWQFGLTTLYHFLFVPLTIGMVILVAMFQTAWVRTANLKYLHLTRLFGKIFLINFAMGVVTGIVQEFQFGMNWSDYSRFVGDVFGAPLAMEGLLAFFLEASMIGLWIFGWDKLSARLHLAVIWLLALSTTLSAYFILAANAFMQNPVGFEINEELGRAELTDIGAVLTNPVALAQFPHTIFASVMFSAVVVVAVAAYHLSKGQYLDEMRTALRFGLIVNIVAFVGVALTGDQLSIVMTQTQPMKMAAAEALYTTTAGASFSIFSLGTPDGSAEVFSIRIPYLLSFLSTHDFMGTVEGINDLQAQYVQQFGPGDYTPIIWITYWSFRWMIGLGALAALISAVGLWVTRGGRTPQGWMWKVAIWSAPLPLVASLVGWIFTEMGRQPWIVFGLMLTEDGVSPGVSGLEVLISLIAFTLIYGALAVVEFKLIIRAAVDGPLEWAKYDADHTGDGDVSVDPAKLATVY, encoded by the coding sequence GTGGTCGAATGGCTCGATCCGCTCTTGTTGGCCCGGTGGCAGTTCGGTCTGACGACTCTCTACCACTTCCTCTTCGTTCCGCTCACGATCGGCATGGTGATTCTCGTCGCCATGTTCCAGACGGCGTGGGTGCGCACCGCGAATCTGAAGTATCTGCACCTGACGCGACTGTTCGGCAAGATCTTCTTGATCAACTTCGCCATGGGCGTCGTCACCGGAATCGTGCAGGAGTTTCAGTTCGGCATGAACTGGAGCGACTATTCGCGCTTCGTCGGCGACGTCTTCGGCGCCCCGCTCGCCATGGAGGGCCTGCTCGCATTCTTTCTCGAAGCGAGCATGATCGGGCTCTGGATCTTCGGGTGGGACAAGCTCTCGGCCAGGCTGCACCTCGCGGTCATCTGGCTGCTGGCGCTCTCGACGACCCTGTCGGCGTACTTCATCCTCGCCGCCAACGCCTTCATGCAGAACCCCGTGGGTTTCGAGATCAATGAAGAGCTCGGTCGCGCTGAGCTCACCGACATCGGTGCCGTGCTCACGAACCCCGTCGCCCTCGCACAGTTTCCGCACACCATCTTCGCCTCGGTCATGTTCTCGGCCGTGGTCGTCGTCGCGGTCGCCGCGTACCACTTGTCGAAGGGCCAGTACCTCGATGAGATGCGCACGGCGCTGCGTTTCGGCCTCATCGTCAACATCGTCGCCTTCGTCGGCGTCGCGCTCACGGGTGACCAGTTGAGCATCGTCATGACGCAGACCCAGCCGATGAAGATGGCCGCGGCCGAAGCGCTCTACACGACGACGGCGGGAGCCTCATTCTCGATCTTCTCGCTCGGAACCCCCGATGGTTCAGCCGAGGTCTTCTCGATCAGAATCCCGTACCTGCTGTCGTTCCTGTCGACGCACGACTTCATGGGCACGGTCGAAGGAATCAACGACCTGCAGGCGCAGTACGTGCAGCAGTTCGGCCCCGGCGACTACACGCCCATCATCTGGATCACCTACTGGAGCTTCCGGTGGATGATCGGCCTCGGCGCACTCGCCGCCCTGATCTCGGCGGTGGGCCTGTGGGTCACCCGTGGCGGGCGCACTCCGCAGGGCTGGATGTGGAAGGTCGCGATCTGGTCGGCTCCGCTGCCGCTCGTCGCGAGCCTCGTGGGCTGGATCTTCACCGAGATGGGCCGGCAGCCGTGGATCGTCTTCGGGCTCATGCTGACCGAAGACGGAGTATCACCAGGTGTCTCGGGCCTGGAGGTTCTGATCTCGCTCATCGCCTTCACGCTCATCTACGGTGCCCTCGCGGTGGTCGAGTTCAAGCTCATCATTCGCGCGGCGGTCGACGGCCCCCTCGAGTGGGCGAAGTACGACGCCGACCACACCGGCGACGGCGACGTTTCCGTCGACCCCGCCAAGCTCGCGACCGTCTACTAG
- a CDS encoding DedA family protein, producing MNEWLDAILDLVQGVDPVLRTALAGIFIMLETTILLGLIVPGDTVVLVASTAVASPLEYWSLSIVVIVGALAGASLGFAIGRYFGPRLRASRLGARIGEKNWQRAENFLDRRGGIAVFVSRFLPVLHSLTPLVVGMSTLRYKTFMLWLTPACIIWSFAYVSVGSAAAVGYRSIAETLDSAALIFVAAIVGFWLLVFGVKKLLDRYVARFADRPGDGDATTRDD from the coding sequence GTGAACGAGTGGCTCGACGCGATTCTCGACCTCGTGCAAGGCGTCGACCCCGTGCTGCGCACCGCCCTCGCCGGCATCTTCATCATGCTCGAGACGACCATTCTGCTGGGCCTGATCGTTCCCGGCGACACCGTCGTCCTGGTCGCCAGCACCGCGGTCGCCAGCCCCCTCGAGTACTGGTCGCTGTCGATCGTCGTCATCGTCGGAGCGCTCGCGGGAGCCTCACTCGGCTTCGCGATCGGTCGGTACTTCGGGCCGCGATTGCGGGCATCCCGACTCGGTGCCCGCATCGGAGAGAAGAACTGGCAGCGCGCCGAGAACTTTCTCGATCGCCGGGGCGGCATCGCCGTGTTCGTGTCGCGATTCTTGCCCGTGCTGCACTCGCTCACGCCGCTCGTCGTCGGCATGAGCACCCTGCGCTACAAGACCTTCATGCTCTGGCTGACGCCTGCCTGCATCATCTGGTCGTTCGCCTACGTCTCTGTCGGGTCTGCGGCTGCAGTGGGATACCGCAGCATCGCCGAGACCCTCGACTCGGCAGCCCTGATCTTCGTGGCTGCGATCGTCGGCTTCTGGCTGCTGGTCTTCGGGGTCAAGAAGCTGCTCGATCGCTATGTGGCGCGATTCGCCGACCGACCGGGCGACGGCGACGCCACGACGCGCGACGACTGA
- a CDS encoding ABC transporter substrate-binding protein, which yields MFTARNKGRLAMTAAAVGASLALAGCASGDPLAPEPEAEGSGETIVIGSQAYYSNEIIAEIYAQALEDAGFDVDRNFAIGQRDAYIPAIEAGEVDLFPEYTGNLLQFWVPDTTATQADEVYAELQAAVPAGLQVLDQSSATDQDSYNITADFAAANGLESIGDLAGVDGLILGGFPELEERPYGPSGLLEVYGVTVGFQATGDTTVESLLEGIVNVANVYSADPRIGSNGLVTLADPEGLFLASNVVPLASADLPAEAVAIINAISAALTPEGLVELNVQSTVEQQSTSAIAAQWLADNGFIS from the coding sequence ATGTTCACAGCAAGGAACAAGGGCCGGCTCGCCATGACGGCGGCCGCGGTCGGGGCATCATTGGCCCTGGCAGGGTGTGCATCGGGCGACCCGCTGGCGCCCGAGCCTGAAGCCGAGGGCTCTGGCGAGACGATCGTCATCGGCTCGCAGGCCTATTACTCGAACGAGATCATCGCCGAGATCTACGCTCAAGCGCTCGAAGACGCAGGCTTCGACGTCGACCGCAACTTCGCCATCGGTCAGCGAGACGCCTACATTCCCGCCATCGAGGCAGGAGAGGTCGACCTGTTCCCGGAGTACACCGGCAATCTGCTGCAGTTCTGGGTGCCAGACACGACGGCCACGCAGGCCGATGAGGTCTACGCCGAGCTGCAGGCAGCCGTGCCGGCCGGTCTGCAGGTGCTCGACCAGTCGTCGGCCACCGACCAAGACAGCTACAACATCACCGCCGACTTCGCCGCGGCGAACGGGCTCGAGTCGATCGGCGATCTCGCCGGCGTCGACGGCCTCATTCTCGGCGGGTTCCCCGAGCTCGAAGAGCGCCCGTACGGCCCGAGCGGCCTGCTCGAGGTCTACGGCGTCACCGTGGGCTTCCAGGCAACGGGCGACACCACCGTCGAGTCGCTCCTCGAGGGCATCGTGAACGTCGCCAACGTCTACAGCGCCGACCCTCGCATCGGGTCGAACGGTCTTGTGACGCTCGCCGACCCCGAGGGGCTCTTCTTGGCCTCGAACGTCGTTCCGCTCGCGTCGGCCGACCTGCCGGCTGAGGCCGTGGCGATCATCAACGCCATCAGTGCGGCCCTCACTCCTGAGGGTCTCGTCGAGCTCAACGTGCAGAGCACGGTCGAGCAGCAGTCGACCTCGGCGATCGCCGCGCAGTGGCTCGCCGACAACGGGTTCATCTCCTAG
- a CDS encoding ABC transporter permease yields the protein MNIFGDAFSWLFDAENWHGQNGLIELTGQHLWFTLLAVVFAALVAVPVGWLIGHTGRGRELAVGIAGAARALPSFGLVFLFVMMFGARNSGPATVLVLVVLAIPPILAGAYAGLEVIDRRTLDAARAMGMTEWQILWKVEVPLGLPLLLGGLRSATLQVVATVSLAAFLGLGSLGLPIIQGIALRDYDRMLGAAILIIVIALVLDAVFALLEKFAVPRGVRAARAPEPRTAPTGRRAAVVTTATTT from the coding sequence GTGAACATTTTCGGCGACGCCTTCTCCTGGCTCTTCGACGCTGAGAACTGGCACGGCCAGAACGGCCTGATTGAGCTCACGGGGCAACACTTGTGGTTCACATTGCTCGCTGTCGTCTTCGCGGCGCTCGTGGCCGTACCGGTCGGGTGGCTCATCGGTCACACGGGGCGCGGCCGCGAGCTCGCTGTCGGCATCGCGGGCGCTGCTCGCGCGTTGCCCTCGTTCGGCCTGGTGTTTCTCTTCGTCATGATGTTCGGGGCGCGCAACAGCGGGCCGGCCACCGTGCTCGTCCTCGTCGTGCTGGCGATCCCTCCGATTCTCGCCGGGGCCTATGCCGGGCTAGAGGTCATTGATCGACGCACTCTTGATGCGGCTCGGGCAATGGGCATGACCGAGTGGCAGATTCTATGGAAAGTCGAAGTGCCGCTCGGCTTGCCCTTGCTGCTTGGCGGACTCCGGAGTGCCACGTTGCAAGTGGTGGCAACCGTAAGCCTCGCAGCGTTCTTAGGGCTCGGCAGCCTCGGTCTGCCCATCATCCAGGGCATCGCGCTGCGCGACTACGACCGCATGCTCGGGGCGGCCATCCTCATCATCGTCATTGCTCTCGTGCTCGACGCGGTCTTCGCGCTGCTCGAGAAGTTCGCGGTGCCGCGCGGTGTGCGCGCGGCACGCGCCCCAGAACCCCGCACTGCGCCAACCGGGCGTCGTGCGGCGGTGGTCACCACGGCCACCACCACATAG
- a CDS encoding ABC transporter permease → MTWVLNNLDLILQLTLQHIRLSIIPIVLGFVIALPLGWVAYRYRLTRGLVLTLVGLLYTIPSLALFVILPPLLGTRILSEANVLIALTIYAVAIMTRSVAEALASVDGGVTQAATAMGYSGWGRFMTVDLPLAGPVLLAGLRVVAVSTVSLLTVGIVVGVQSLGYLFTNGFQRQIIEQVLAGVVMTVLIALMFDAILVLLGRWLMPWARLSQSPRRALVPSEVTT, encoded by the coding sequence GTGACCTGGGTGCTCAACAATCTCGATCTGATTCTGCAGCTGACGTTGCAGCACATCAGGCTGAGCATCATTCCGATCGTGCTGGGGTTCGTCATCGCCCTGCCGCTGGGGTGGGTCGCCTATCGCTACCGATTGACCCGGGGTCTCGTGCTGACGCTCGTCGGCCTGCTCTACACGATTCCGTCGCTCGCGCTCTTCGTCATCTTGCCGCCGCTGCTGGGCACGCGCATTCTCAGCGAAGCCAACGTGCTCATCGCGCTCACGATCTACGCGGTCGCGATTATGACCCGGTCGGTCGCCGAGGCGCTCGCGAGTGTCGACGGGGGCGTCACGCAAGCGGCAACCGCAATGGGCTACTCAGGCTGGGGGCGGTTCATGACCGTCGACCTGCCCCTCGCGGGGCCGGTGCTGCTCGCAGGCTTGCGCGTCGTCGCGGTCAGCACCGTGAGCCTGCTGACGGTCGGCATCGTCGTTGGCGTGCAGAGCCTCGGATACCTCTTCACGAACGGCTTTCAACGGCAGATCATCGAACAAGTGCTTGCGGGAGTGGTCATGACCGTGCTCATCGCGTTGATGTTCGACGCGATCCTCGTATTGCTGGGCCGGTGGCTCATGCCATGGGCACGACTTTCGCAATCGCCCCGTCGCGCCCTCGTGCCGAGTGAGGTGACGACGTGA
- a CDS encoding ABC transporter ATP-binding protein — protein sequence MIEFRSISKRFDDGTIAVDDFSLVIPSRQTTVLVGSSGCGKTTLLRMVNRMVDATSGELLIDDENVATIEPVKLRRRIGYVMQNSGLLPHRRVIDNIATVPRLNGVPKREAHERALELMDTVGLDRAMAERYPAQLSGGQQQRVGVARGLAVDPNILLMDEPFGAVDPIVRADLQQELLRLQRELGKTVVFVTHDIDEAFLLGDQVVILEKGARIAQKGSPHEILANPANDFVASFIGADRGKRALSIREIDGASVLVDADGNAAGRLVEAGPA from the coding sequence GTGATCGAGTTTCGCTCCATCTCCAAGAGGTTCGACGACGGCACGATCGCGGTCGACGACTTCAGCCTCGTCATCCCCTCGCGCCAGACGACCGTGCTGGTCGGGTCGAGCGGGTGCGGCAAGACCACGCTGCTGCGCATGGTCAACCGCATGGTCGATGCGACGAGCGGCGAGCTGCTGATCGACGACGAGAATGTCGCGACGATCGAGCCGGTGAAGCTGCGTCGGCGCATCGGCTACGTCATGCAGAACTCGGGTCTCTTGCCTCACCGCCGTGTCATCGACAACATCGCCACGGTTCCGAGGTTAAACGGCGTGCCGAAGCGCGAGGCCCACGAGCGAGCGCTCGAGTTGATGGACACCGTGGGGCTCGACCGCGCGATGGCCGAGCGGTACCCCGCACAGCTGTCGGGCGGTCAGCAGCAGCGCGTCGGCGTCGCCCGGGGGCTCGCCGTCGACCCGAACATCTTGCTCATGGACGAGCCGTTCGGTGCTGTCGACCCCATCGTGCGCGCCGACTTGCAGCAAGAGCTGCTGCGCCTGCAGCGTGAACTGGGCAAGACGGTCGTGTTCGTGACGCACGACATCGACGAGGCCTTTCTGCTCGGCGACCAGGTCGTCATTCTCGAGAAGGGTGCTCGCATCGCCCAGAAGGGCTCGCCGCACGAGATTCTCGCGAACCCCGCCAACGACTTCGTGGCGAGCTTCATCGGCGCTGATCGCGGCAAGCGAGCGCTGAGCATCCGTGAGATCGACGGTGCCAGCGTGCTCGTCGATGCCGACGGCAACGCCGCCGGCCGCCTCGTGGAGGCGGGTCCGGCGTGA
- a CDS encoding TetR/AcrR family transcriptional regulator, translating into MITLESSAAFASAAAPIRNEPVQARSTARLATLLNSAAAVIDEIGYERLTTAMVAERAGASIGTVYRYFPDRIAVLQSLAARNVERLMGRADEQLASGRHDSALDAVLAINAVTIDLFRTEPGYRSLRAGDVLDLLPPTTEASANSLFAEAVSDALVAHYGVVDSADLRRAIGTAVEVIDALTARAFSRNPQGDPVLLAEAERAVRAVLADVL; encoded by the coding sequence GTGATCACCCTCGAATCAAGTGCAGCGTTCGCCTCTGCTGCCGCGCCCATCCGCAACGAGCCCGTGCAGGCGCGCAGCACCGCGCGCCTCGCCACTCTTCTCAACTCGGCAGCCGCGGTGATCGATGAGATCGGCTATGAGCGACTCACGACGGCCATGGTCGCCGAACGTGCCGGCGCATCGATCGGAACGGTCTACCGGTACTTCCCTGACCGCATCGCGGTCTTGCAGAGCCTCGCAGCCCGCAATGTCGAGCGGCTCATGGGTCGCGCCGACGAGCAGCTGGCCTCTGGCCGTCACGACTCGGCGCTCGATGCGGTGCTGGCGATCAACGCCGTCACCATCGATCTGTTCCGCACCGAGCCCGGCTATCGGTCGTTGCGGGCAGGCGATGTGCTCGATCTGCTGCCGCCCACGACCGAGGCGTCTGCCAACAGTCTGTTCGCCGAGGCCGTGAGCGATGCGCTCGTCGCGCACTACGGGGTGGTCGACTCCGCCGATCTGCGTCGGGCGATCGGCACGGCCGTCGAGGTCATCGATGCACTCACGGCGCGCGCGTTCTCACGAAACCCTCAGGGAGACCCCGTGCTGCTCGCTGAGGCCGAGCGCGCGGTGCGCGCGGTGCTCGCCGACGTTCTGTAG